One genomic window of Meles meles chromosome 3, mMelMel3.1 paternal haplotype, whole genome shotgun sequence includes the following:
- the GPX3 gene encoding glutathione peroxidase 3 yields the protein MARLLRASCLLSLLLAGFVPPSRGQEKSKTDCHADVSGTIYEYGALTIDGQEYIPFKQYAGKYILFVNVATYUGLTGQYVELNALQEELEPFGLVILGFPCNQFGKQEPGENSEILPSLKHVRPGGGFVPNFQLFEKGDVNGEKEQKFYTFLKNSCPPTSELLGSPGRLFWEPMKVHDIRWNFEKFLVGPDGIPIMRWYHRTTVSTVKMDILAYMRRQAALAVKGK from the exons ATGGCCCGGCTGTTGCGGGCgtcctgccttctctccctgctcctggctGGCTTCGTCCCGCCGAGCCGGGGGCAGGAGAAGTCGAAG ACGGACTGCCATGCTGATGTGAGCGGCACCATCTATGAGTACGGAGCCCTCACCATCGACGGGCAGGAGTACATCCCCTTCAAGCAGTACGCTGGCAAATACATCCTCTTTGTCAACGTGGCCACCTACTGAGGCTTGACGGGCCAGTATGTTG AACTGAATGCACTACAGGAGGAGCTTGAACCGTTCGGTCTAGTCATTCTGGGCTTCCCCTGCAACCAATTCGGAAAACAGGAGCCGGGAGAGAACTCGGAAATCTTACCCAGCCTCAA GCATGTCCGACCAGGCGGGGGCTTTGTCCCCAATTTCCAACTCTTTGAGAAAGGGGATGTGAACGGGGAAAAAGAGCAGAAGTTCTACACGTTCCTGAAG AACTCCTGCCCTCCCACCTCAGAGCTCCTGGGCTCACCTGGCCGCCTCTTCTGGGAACCCATGAAGGTCCACGACATCCGCTGGAACTTTGAGAAGTTCCTGGTGGGGCCAGATGGTATACCCATCATGCGCTGGTACCACCGGACCACGGTCAGCACCGTCAAGATGGACATCCTGGCCTACATGAGGCGGCAGGCAGCTCTGGCGGTCAAGGGGAAGTAA